From the Gramella sp. Hel_I_59 genome, one window contains:
- a CDS encoding MotA/TolQ/ExbB proton channel family protein, producing MKRLFSILVIAAITVLGTYNLQAANGTNNLPGTIVSFVQDDEEAMAGDELEEEDLGFHQELKKRFIEGGPEFMGIVLLCLILGLAIAIERIIFLNLSTTNTKKLAQDVEDALHSGGIEAAKEVCRNTKGPVASIYYQGLDRADESIEAAEKAVVAYGGVQMGQLEKNVSWVSLFIALAPMLGFMGTVIGMIQAFDRIEAAGDMQPSLVAGGIKVALLTTVFGLIVAIILQIFYNYIIAKIDSIVNDMEDASILLIDMLVAYKNKKRI from the coding sequence ATGAAAAGATTATTTTCTATTTTGGTAATCGCCGCGATTACGGTTCTTGGAACCTATAATCTACAGGCGGCTAACGGTACGAATAATTTGCCAGGAACGATTGTGAGCTTTGTACAGGATGACGAAGAAGCAATGGCCGGTGATGAACTGGAAGAAGAAGACCTTGGTTTCCACCAGGAGCTTAAAAAACGTTTCATCGAAGGTGGTCCGGAATTTATGGGGATCGTACTTTTGTGTTTAATTCTTGGTTTGGCTATTGCCATTGAGAGAATTATCTTTTTAAACCTATCTACTACGAATACTAAGAAGTTAGCTCAGGATGTTGAGGACGCACTTCATAGTGGTGGTATCGAGGCTGCTAAGGAAGTTTGTAGAAATACAAAAGGGCCTGTTGCTTCAATTTACTATCAGGGTCTTGATAGAGCAGATGAAAGCATCGAAGCTGCTGAGAAAGCAGTAGTTGCTTACGGTGGTGTTCAAATGGGACAGCTTGAGAAGAATGTATCTTGGGTATCTTTATTTATTGCACTTGCACCAATGCTTGGTTTCATGGGTACTGTAATCGGGATGATTCAAGCTTTTGACCGTATTGAAGCAGCTGGAGATATGCAGCCTTCACTTGTGGCAGGTGGTATTAAAGTAGCACTTCTTACAACAGTATTTGGTTTGATCGTTGCGATTATTCTTCAGATTTTCTACAACTATATCATTGCTAAGATTGATAGCATTGTAAATGATATGGAAGATGCATCTATTCTTCTTATCGATATGTTGGTAGCTTACAAGAATAAAAAACGAATCTAA